The following nucleotide sequence is from Coffea eugenioides isolate CCC68of chromosome 3, Ceug_1.0, whole genome shotgun sequence.
GGATCAACGGATCCTTCATACTTATAACTTattacaatcaatttcaaatttGTATGGTGGAATCAATAGTTTTCTGGCAATCCGGGGCTGTGGCTTTTCTTTTAGGGTATAGTCATCCTTTGATATAACTCACTAATATATTAAACATGAAGTGAGACTTACATTAGCTATTTAGATATAGGCCAAGAAATAGCATCAATACCAGATGAGAATGTCATAAAAATAACAGAAAAGGATAAGATTTCATGAAAATTTCCATGTAGAAGATTTCCAAGCTGCAACTTTCAATGTCCATCTAGCCAAATGGATCCTAAGAAGGTAAAGAAATTGCTCAAGCAAACATGAAAGAACCTGCAACTTATTGCATTGGCTTATAAAAACACTAAGCTTCGATAATATCTAGAGGCCGCCAATACAGGATCAGCAGCTTTGGCATAATACAAGAAGATAAACCTGCAGCAGAGACATGAGGTTGACAACAGAATGAGGCCATCGATAGTATTTGGTGTACAGAACAGAAAATTTGTTGTAGCAAGTTTTATTGCAATATTTGTCAAGTTTGTTGCAGATGACCTCATGGATTTGCAGAAAATCAGATTGACTAAAAGTAGGATTTTATATATGAAAATAAAATGGACGAATGAATACATCTAGCTGAGAGTTTATTCACCTTATTGCTTGAATTCTGCAATCAGATTATGTTGCTCCCCCTAGTGCCAAAAGCCAGTGTTGAAGAGGACCTTGTGACAGCATTAAAAATGGAATCTAAGCAGTCATTGCAGATATGTATGAAAGTTTTACAAGAAGACATAAGCGATTAAGAGTTCATACATACAAATTTAAACTGAGTGAAGAACCAGGACCTGAGACAAAAATCAAAGAGTTGTCCAAATTTGGAACTTTGGGAAAATCAAGAAGACATCGTAGAACAGAAGTTACCTACAATATCAAACTCAGGAATATGAGCAATCTGGGGCCATTTTCTTGAATGCACCTCTGTTGCATTGCTTCTGTTCAAGGTAATTGCTTAAAGTCCAACCACTCTGCTTCTGTAATGCCCAGCCCTTTAAATTCCACAGCATACAGAACGTACTGAAGAGCTCTACAGACCTTCACAAACTGTGTACACAGAAGATCTTCCAGACAGTTGGAATCCTCAGAGCACTGACTCAATTTTGGAGATTTAGAAGGAAGAGTTATTTTTGGGCAATCTGTGAACCAAAATGAAGTTGGACAATTGTCATGTCCTGCAAACAAGTCAAGCTTTGGCAATGACAAATTTCTAACCGTTGTAGATGTGTTTGGATTCCCAGATTTGGTAAAACATCCAACTTAGGAAGCCCGTAGAGATACAATTTCTCTAGATTTGGGAAAACTTGATGGATGAACCAGCTGGTGGAATCATTGCACCTGACCACTCAAACAGCCTATGCATATTCAACAGCCGAAGTTTCTTCAGGGATGGGACAGCAAAACTGCTTTCCTGTTACTGTTAAGAATGTTTGAGCTACCCATAATGCATGTCACTTTGTGTAGGccaaaaatatgaagaatcTGAAGGCAAGGCAAGTTCCGAAGTGAAGGAAGTTGCTCACACTCATTCAACCGGTCCAATTTGATCTCAACTAAGTTGACAAATTGTAAGGAGAAGTTTTCTATCTCTATCCATGAGGGAAAACTCGAATTTTGACAACTCACAATTGTTAATCTTTTCAGATTGCAGTGAGTTTTGACACCCTCCAGAACATAATTGGCATTGCGATCTTTTTCGGTGCCACTCCAGAAAAGTTCTAAATGTTTAATGCCTGACTTTCCAGACAGATTTGCTTTTATTGCAGATTCATAGCTGGTAATGttaaaggcaaaattttgtAATTTACCTTTACTGTTGTGCAAGTAATCCAACTCCTCTATTTGACATCCCTAGTCTTGACTCACCTTAATGAAAGGCAAGGTTTCAAGAATAGTCAACTGTCCTACCTCAGGAAGCAAACATCTCCACTCGTAACCATATTGACATATTTCAGAGTGAACATGCCTCAAGTTAATCAGATTCCCAACCcacccaccccccccccccctccccaacAAAAGGTAGCTGTTGTAATTCATGAACTCgtagagtttttaaattttagagCTTTGTGAAGGGATTTGGGAGTCTTTGGATTGGAGCTGTAGAGATGTCGAAATATTTCAAATGTTTTTAACTCAACTATTGCATTTGGCATTTGAACTCCAGTTTTCCATGATCAAAACATAAATAATGTAAAATTCTTCAAGATGCGTTCACTGAGAACACCATTTACCAAATGACAGGTACGCAGGTTATAGGGAATTCCCTTTAAACTCTCTGACATTTTCTTTCCAATGACTTTCAAAGATAAAGGGACAGCTTCAATATCTTTTTTAACTTCCATCCCACTCTCCACATTAGAGCAATAATTTGCTGATACATGCAATGCAAAATCATGCATAAGGTTGTTATAACCTCCATTTGCAAATTACTTCCTCTAGAAGGAATGTGCAGCCCTTGTGCGATCAAAATTTGAATTAGGTTATTCCTGTTCATGATGGAGTCTTTTGGAAAATAGAACAAAGTGCAAAATATTGCTTCAATGAAAAAAAAGGCTAATGATCATAACTTAACTCGATTGCAGAAAAAACTCCATCTGTTGTGCTGGAAGAACTCCAAAGTTCGCTTCTTTCGGTCTTCAACCAGTCCGACTCAGGATTCTTGAAGCACAATAAGTTCCCTATTTCCTTGAGGGCTAAAGGCACACCATGACACTTTTTAATGATCCTTCTGCTTATATCTTTATTGCCGTCTGGTTCGCTCCACACCTTGGTAAATGCAATTTTCTTAAATACTTCCCAGCTACAGTATCCGTTTCCGACAGTATCTCAAGCCGATGAGATTCAGCAGTTTGCATTGTTGAAGCAACTACCTCACTGCGTGTGGTAGCTAAAATCCTGCTTCCTTCAGAACCCCCTGTTTCTAGTAGACACTTTCTCATGCATTCCCATTTCTCTCGATTCTCATTCCAAATATCATCAAGCACAAGCAAGGAATTTTTTTCCTTATAAATGTTCTTGAAGCCTCTTACAATTGCTTCTCTGTTTGTCATCTCAAGGTTGGTTCCCTTCAAGGACTGCAGCATCTCATTCAACAGCCTTTCCACTTCAAAATCATCAGATACGCTAAGCCACATTCTTTCATCAAAGCTCCTCATCACCTTATCGTTTTTGTACACCAGTTGAGCCGGGGTTGTCTTTCCTTGACCTGGCATCCCCACAATGGAGATCATGGGAAGGTCCTTATCATAGTCCCGTTCAACTAACTTGCTTATCACCTTTCAAATGTCATCATTTCTTTCGAAAATTTCTGAGTCATCTATGAAGGGATCGATCAATCTTACTTGTCTTATATTGTGAGACCTGTTAATTAGCTCCACTCCCTGAAGCCCGATCTCAATTGATTCTTTGCAAGTCTTCTCCAAAGAAAATGTTCTTTATCTTCTTGGCCATCAATCAGCGAAACATAAAAGAACTGCTCGCCTTAGCACCATTTGCAATCTGAATCTTATGACAAAGAACTTTATGTCCAAAAACATCCAACACGGTGTCAGCATCGTGTTACTGTCTGTAGATTTTTGGGCCAACGCTGCACAACTTTGCTAGTCATCTGCTTGTTCCATGGTTCAAAGCCGTGGTCGCGGTTGTGGCCCAGATCATTTCATATCAGTCTCGACATATCGATCGCGATGGTCTCAACGCAAATTTCTGAAACatttaatagtttaaaaattgtaaaaaaatatgacaaataaaaataacaaaaaattagtaaaaataataaaaattcgaaTTGGCTCAAAAATGATACGGGATGACTCAGCTGTTTCTATCCATCTCGAAGAATTTTGGGCCGAGTTTTTGGCAATTCATTATCTCGTAATTATCTCGTTCCGGTAGCGGAATGGAAAGTCCCATTCCGGTGACAACTCAGCTGAATCTTTTAACCATGGGCCTTGTTCTGAGCATAAGCCAGCACAGCCTGAATCATCTCTAGTTTCTTAGAAAGGTTTTGGAGATCTTCATAAACACCCCAAGGAAGAGCCATCTGCTCAGCAGCAAGTTGAATTAGCTTCATCGAGATAGTTGAAACAAGACCAAGTAAAGATTCAGCCATCTTCTTTTGCTGCCAGGAAAAATTGCTCAAGTGAGATATGTGAGGATGATCAGTCATGAGCAGTAAGATATGTCTGACACCTAGTAGTGTCGAGAAGGATGGTGACACTTCACCTGTATTGGCGTTGGTCAGTTGAATAATAATCAATGTTTTTCCTCTCCTTTAGACCTGGCAAAAGTTGGACCCCTAGCTCGTGCATTTGTAAAAATTAATGGCCAGAATCATTGTGCCAGTAGTTGCATTATTCATCAATCCTGTAGCACTTGACAAATACCTTCCTTTGAGGTATTAATGGCAGAAGATGCATGCAAATAACAGAAAAGTGTCATCTTGTCTATGAATTGTCATCTTAAGGAAAATTCTCATTAAACAGTTAATAATCTCTCAAGGTTAGTCTATTTGTTGAGCATGATCAAAATGGCAGATGCATGCTCAACAATTGTCCTTTCATGACAATCCATGTGTAATAGCCTACATATAAAAATGGCAGGCTAGCACTGGCAAGTATATATGGAGCCAAACTCAAGCTTAATTATCTCAGAAAAGCATCTGTGAACTAAACAAATAGTGACAAGATTAGTGTTCAAATAATTGCCAAGAGAGCAGAAACAATCTATGAATAATAACGAAGAAAGTGCTCAGAAAATTATTGTCAAATTCAAATGCAAATTAGGACATCAcatattccctttttttttttcaatagagAGATTTAATGGTGAGAAACCTACCTCTAGAGCAAAAGGGATTTAACCAGGACCGACCAAGGAGAACTGCAGATATGCAGGAGAAAGCACTACTTTTTGCATATATGTGCATAACCTAATCTATACATAAATCCAAGAGGTGTTTAAGGTTTTGAAATCAATTACAGTACTGGTTACATATGTCAAGTAAAGTATTCAGTACCACAAAAATAGAATATTTTGCCATTTCACAAGTTGAACAATGACCTGAAGATGAATTCCAGAAGCAAATGTGTACAAGAAGCAAGTTATCGGAGAAGCCAATAAACACCAACATGCAACAAATGCTGAATAAAAATGTCAACATATACACAAAATAAGGCCAAGATAGAATCTCATAGCATTCAAGGAAAATCTCATGTGTCACAAGACTAACATTATCAAAAGTCTACATAGACGTATTACATATTTCGAAGTTTATTAAACCACAAAGTGTATCTAGTATACAGCACTAACATAATCAAACATCTACACAGATGTATTACATATTTCCAAGTTTACTAAACTACACAACTGTATCAAGTATACAAAAGAAAACACATACTGACCTAAGCTAACTGTAGTTGTACCCATATGTAGTTATTTCTTATAGATGACCTTTTCATATATGTTTTTATGCACCAATCCTTTAAGCATTTCTCCATTTAATCGAGGATAAGAAAGGAGGGATGCTCTGCTCATATCTGAAAAAATTGCTTGGATCAACCTCCTGCTTCACATGGGCCAACCTGTagaaatttttcttaaaatactTCATACCCCAGACACTAGCTTGTGCAAAACTGGTGTTGCCTTCCATGTTGGTTCCCAAGTCCAAATCTCTATAATTCAGGTATGCAGCTCTGGGACATTTGGAAACAAATGGAGCCATGTATTTGTAAAGCCTCCTGATCCAATCTATGTATCTTTGTGAGTTTGCATTCTCCTCTTCAGTCCAAGAAGCGATATGCTGAATCTGGTATATGTTTCCAGCTCTGTGTGGATATGGAGTTTCAGAGTCTGAAATCTCAAACATCCTTCCACCAGATGGTGAAAGGATAAGCATACCTGCCTCAGCCccttcttcgaagagtctttTCCACAATCCTTCCAATGCAACTTCAGAGATGGGCTCGACTACGTAGTCTGATTTGTTTTTGTAATAATTTTTGGGATATGGAGTGCTGCGTACCAAATCATCTACAGTTGATCCACTTGGGAGATCAGCAAAATAAAGAGCAGACTCAATCCAGCTCAACTCTGTGCAGTCTTCTTTGCGCAATCCCAGCATAGGGAAGCTTTCTTGCATCAGTGGTAGAAGCTTGGCAACTGTTCCGAGGTACAAAGATTGAAATGCAGCTTGAACTGTTAATTTTCCACCACTCCTCGCCTGTGTAATAAAAACTCTGATGAGTAAGTCTCGATCAAGCCTATATCCAATTTGTTGCCACAGGTGGACAAGCTTGGTTGCGTTCTGTTCTAAAGATCTGTTGACTGAAAAAACAGTAACTATCGATGGAACGGATACCAATTGGATCCTGTACGCAAGAATTACTCCAAAACTGGCTCCTCCTCCACCTCTAATAGCCCAGAAAAGATCCTCTCCCATTGATTTTCTATCAAGAATTGCTCCATCCGCTTTCACAATTTTAGCATCAATGACATTGTCAGCAGCTAGGCCATATTTTCGCGTCAACGTGCCTTCTCCTCCCCCACTAATGTGTCCACCTGCTCCTACGGTAGGACATGTACCTGCTGGAAAGCCAAGATTGGGGCTCTTCTCAGCAATTGCATGATAGAGTTTGCCAAGGCCTACTCCAGCTCCAATCCAGGCCGTTTTACTCTCAGTATCGATGGATATTCTACTCAGATTCCTCATATCAACAATAACAAATGGCTGGAGATAATAGGAAAGATAAGAAAGACCCTCGTAATCATGGCCTCCTGATCTAACTCTGATCTGTAAGTCATTggattttgcacaattaacaaCTAACTGAACGTGAAAATTGCTCAGTGGCGTAACTATGACCAATGGCTTTCTTTCCATGGGAGATAAAAATCTTATGTTCTGTATGGAAGATTGCAGAACAGAATTATACGAAGTGTTTGTTGGCGTATAAATGACTTGGGAGATTGAGTCATTGTTCTGAGAATGAAGACACCGAAGAAATCTCTCATGAATTTGAGCTTTAGTGCTCCATGGcattgagaaaataagaactaATGAACAAAGAAATATGCATGGAACTTTGGTGCTTGGAGTAGTCTCCATTATTGGGAAGGTTCTTATGATTAACTTCAAGAATGCACTACAATATCCTTGATGATAGTTTATACTCCTGCTACAGCGTTTACAGTTTTCTAAAGGCTTCTTTTTTGTAAGGATTGCtgacagaaaaaaaaagtcaagcAATCTAGTAGGCGAGTTGTAGGATGAGATCAATTGACTTTTCATACCTAAATTCAATTTGAACCAGTGACAAAGCTAGGATCCTGTCAATACCCCAGGCGGGGGATTGACTGTcaattatagattttttttttgaaatagagGTAAAAACGTATCTTCAACGTGGATCATTGTATACCTCTTATGTTTGAATTCTTGCATTGGATTTATGATGACGATCACATTTGTGTCTAAGTTAAAAAAAAGATGAATTTTGTGTTCTAATGAATCTATGAATTTTTTAGTCAAATTTGtgggagaaaaaaaaaccaaataagttTCTCAATGTGTATCAAATTTCAGCAAATACTTGTCTCAAGAGAGAAGATTGAAAGTACCAAACTCAAGAAACCAAGACGTCTTGAACATGTTCTCAGATTCAACTGTAAGTGCAGCCAATGCAACTGTGTGAATTAAGGCCCAAGATATTTTCAGGGAAACCTATTACTGTTGATACATCCATGTGGAAGTGTTGAAGAAGAATATGCAAGAATAGGATGTTTAATGGCGGGCCAGCCAAAGGATTGCGATTCGTCAATGGTGGCTGGTAATTGGTCCCCTCAAACCAGGTCATAGTTGGAATCATGGTTAGCCAGAGTGGGTTGCAGTCACGGTTGTTCCATATTTACCGAGGCATAACGATTGAATATCAAGTAATACGTACATTATAACacataaattttcaaaaaaaatctgaaaaaattactaaaaataaaaaataccaTAAAAGATACAATCTAAAAAAATATTCGAGTCGACTTCAAGTTGATTCGTATATTTGACCATGCATCACGGATTTGCATCAACCAATATTGACCGAGTTAGAGCGAATCGTTGCGAATATGAAATTATTGACGATTTGGGGATTGGTATCGTACCAATTTCCTCTGTTCTGGTTATGACTCGGCTGAAATGGCTAACCATGGTTGCAATAGCTATTTCCAGCTTTAAAGACTTGGAAAGGTTTCTTCCCCTTATGTTTGGGGGACCTTCCAGTTTCCTCTGCAAATTAACCTCATTTTTCCTTCCATTTATCTCACATgctagaagaagaagaaacgaCAGCCCCGCCCCCACCCCACCCCGAGTTTGTGGCACAGCTCAGCTCATCGACACACTCTCGACATCGCTTTCTCATTCAGAGTTGAAAGATGAACCAAACTACTCAATAATTGAATTGAACTCGACTTTATAAGAGCTCGTTCTAATTTAGATCGTCAACTAGTCAAACTAAGTTTGAACAGCGTTTTATGTTCAATAACTTTTAAGTCAGATAAAACGTTCGTTCAAATCGGTTTGACAAATAAACAAGGCAAACTTGTAccaaatttcaaattcattaaaataattaaacaagtttGAACACTAGGATGTTCGACTTAATTAGATTCATTTCTACCCTAATCCCCATCCATATCCACCATCCACCACATCCACAAATCCAAAATCCCTTTTAACCTgcagaagaaaggaaaaaaatggtcCCCTCTCTCCTAACTCAGCCGCCTCGCTCGCGATAATCCTCCTCCTCAGATTCTTCCAATCCACATTTACTTAACCATAACCGCCGGCACCCAAATGTGCAAACTTCCACTTCAGCATCCAACGGCTGCAACGAAATCCCAGTATTGTAGTCCAACATACACCAGTGCCGCCACCCTCCATCATAAATGGTCTACCAATTCATTATCTAACTCCACTCTACAACAGAAGGcaacagaaaaaagaaatggaTCAATATCCAAAGAGGATTGATAACGAAATTCAAATTGAATATCAACATCCAATAGCTGCaaattattactattattattcctGCAGTTTATTTGAAGATAGACCAGAGTGATGGGTAGTCATGACAAAGTATAAACAAAGTACTAGTAAAAACAATCCATACCTGTCCGAATCCTGTAGTTTCCATAATAGAAAATGCTTTCGATAAGTTGTAACAAAAGGAAAGTTTCATATGAATTGGGCACGTTTTCTGGTTTTTATACATGTTTGCCTAAATTCATCGCAAATCACATTTGATTATGGAATTTCTTGGATCTATTCGTCAAATTTCACTATAATATCTGGACTTGAAACAGTTAATCAACAGATTTGACAATTGGAAGCATATACAGATGTCCATGGAGTTACAATTATTTtacctcatttttcaaatttgaagcTTTAtaatgtaattttattattgttcaGATCTGGAGTATCCTTTATTCAGATCTGTTCTTTGATATCTATGTATATTTAATGATATAACTTCTGCCATTACTACGGATTTTAATGAAATTcggatattatatatatataagcaggCATTCAATTTTGAAAGCTCCGGCCAACTCAAAAAATGAGAACACTATGTTGATCTTATCAAATCTGTAAATTAGGGGTGCAGAATAGATTTATAAAAGCTatgtttgagtttttttttaaaaaaaaattaatggaaCCCTTAAATGAATGACTAATATGAAAGCAAGCCTAGATCTATAAATGGTCCTATCCTACTTGTTTTGTTGTTTATGTGCAAAAATTCAATAATCAATAGATTCAATAAGTCTCAAGTAgggtggcaatggggcggggttGGTGCAGGGGAATCCATTCACCCCCCTCCACCCCCCGCCCCATCGTCAAATAAACTCCCCCCGTCCCCCGCTCTTCAGCCCCACTCCCCCGCCCCCGTTTCCCCGTGGGGGAAAGAAaatcatttatcaataaatgtTTACCCATAACCCCCGCCCCATTGTCAAACTAACCCCCCCGTGCCACCGCCCCCGCCCCCGCCGCCGTTTCCCGCGGGAAAGAAATCAACTTATCATAAATGTTCATTTATAATAATACAATTGTAAACAATGTTAAATAAGATTAAAAAGCTGTCAAGATGGAAATAAAGTATAACAAGTCAAGTTACATTCAGTGCGGAGGAAGGGAATCGATCGAAATAAAAAAGAGTTAAGAGCAAAACAGGTTGGAATTGAATAGGTTAGTCTTTGGGGGGCGTTAGAAACAAATCAACAATAGTCCAAGAAATTTCTTCAGTTGTTGCGGCAGCCGTTGACACTGACTAGCGttatacttgtacttgtaaGTAAGGGTGCAActttagaaaatattttacCCCTGCCCCTTCCCAGCCCTGCCCCATTTCCCGCCCCATTTCTACACCCCGGGCACCCGCCCTCATTGCCATCCTTAGTCTGAAGCCACCTTAAAACAAAGAACTATAACCAAAAAAGGACTCATATTGAAGACCATGTTATACACACTGTAAGCCAGGCTTCATTCATCAATAAGAACTatacatttttcattttttttagtcCAACTCATCAGATATACAAAAACCAATAAACTTGATCAGTACATATGAAACTTCTGCAAGTACTTGTCTGACAGGAGAAAATTAAAAGTACCAAACTGAAGAAAATAAGATATCAGAGCTAGCGTTGGAAATTGGGAGGATGAACCATTGAACTGTTAAAGTTCTACTAAACTAATTTGAATGAGCTTGGATTTTGAGCTTGGATTTTGAATCATTGAAATGTTAAAGTTCTACCAAACTAATTTGAATGGTGGGAAGAGGATCCTATACTTGTCCCTACAAGTTTAGGATGAACCATTGAACACTACCAATAAATCTCCAATAAAGTTTGATATAAGTTGACAAAAGTGTGATAGGAAAAATTCTAACTATGCCTGTTTATAAGctataaaaaattattctaGAAATAGAGTGTACATATCCAAAAAtattgaaacaaaataaaagttgaGCAAAGGCCCGATCCAAATCCATGGCCAGATTGAAGGCTGAATTGTGGACTGGATTCAGTCTATAAGCCACACTTACCTCTGCCTTGAATCCAGCTGAGAATCCGGTCTTAGCTCAGCTGAATCCATGGCCAAATTGGCTCCAGAAACCTGCACCGATGATGCATCTCGATTGGCTCTTCCTTCCCTTCTTTGCCCAATCCATCTTGACCCAAAAGTTGCCTGACACCTATTCTACATCACTTTTAAATGCTTTTAAAGCCTCTTTAACATTGCCTTACTGTTTGTCGTCCCAAGTTTGGTTCCCTTCAAAGATTACAGCATCTCATTCAACAGCCTTTCCACTTCAAAATCATCAGATACGCTAAGCAAATTCTTTCATCAAAGCACCTCAGCACCTTACCATTTCATCAAAGATAATATGTTCTCTATCTTCTTGGCCATCACTCAGCGAAACATAAAAGAACTGCTCACCTTAGCACCCTTTCCAATCTCAATCTTGTGGCCAAGAACTTCATGTCCAAAATCATCCAACACGGTGTCAGCATCAAGTGTTACTGCCTGAAGATTTTTGGGCCAATGCTGCACAGCTTTGCTAGTCATCTGCCTGCAGCCTGAATCATCTCTAGTTTCTTAGAAAGGTTTTGGAGATCTTCATAAACAGCCCAAGCAAGAGAGATCTGCTCGACAGCAAGTGGAATTAGCTTCATCAAGATTGTTGAAACAACACCAAGTATAGTTTCTACTACCATCTT
It contains:
- the LOC113765656 gene encoding berberine bridge enzyme-like 18, whose product is MKSQLISSYNSPTRLLDFFFLSAILTKKKPLENCKRCSRSINYHQGYCSAFLKLIIRTFPIMETTPSTKVPCIFLCSLVLIFSMPWSTKAQIHERFLRCLHSQNNDSISQVIYTPTNTSYNSVLQSSIQNIRFLSPMERKPLVIVTPLSNFHVQLVVNCAKSNDLQIRVRSGGHDYEGLSYLSYYLQPFVIVDMRNLSRISIDTESKTAWIGAGVGLGKLYHAIAEKSPNLGFPAGTCPTVGAGGHISGGGEGTLTRKYGLAADNVIDAKIVKADGAILDRKSMGEDLFWAIRGGGGASFGVILAYRIQLVSVPSIVTVFSVNRSLEQNATKLVHLWQQIGYRLDRDLLIRVFITQARSGGKLTVQAAFQSLYLGTVAKLLPLMQESFPMLGLRKEDCTELSWIESALYFADLPSGSTVDDLVRSTPYPKNYYKNKSDYVVEPISEVALEGLWKRLFEEGAEAGMLILSPSGGRMFEISDSETPYPHRAGNIYQIQHIASWTEEENANSQRYIDWIRRLYKYMAPFVSKCPRAAYLNYRDLDLGTNMEGNTSFAQASVWGMKYFKKNFYRLAHVKQEVDPSNFFRYEQSIPPFLSSIKWRNA
- the LOC113766542 gene encoding putative disease resistance protein RGA3, which codes for MAESLLGLVSTISMKLIQLAAEQMALPWGVYEDLQNLSKKLEMIQAVLAYAQNKAHGQGKTTPAQLVYKNDKVMRSFDERMWLSVSDDFEVERLLNEMLQSLKGTNLEMTNREAIVRGFKNIYKEKNSLLVLDDIWNENREKWECMRKCLLETGGSEGSRILATTRSEVVASTMQTAESHRLEILSETDTVAGKYLRKLHLPRCGANQTAIKI